A stretch of Cheilinus undulatus linkage group 20, ASM1832078v1, whole genome shotgun sequence DNA encodes these proteins:
- the LOC121528695 gene encoding bryoporin-like produces MPETAEAHLQHLTTNRFCVIEMKNCSSVYCCFNPQVYTKSGFCFSPPMPTLSPQKQEVFSFTKDDNTASGSVGVMTYELFNTQTRKSDGKMAIMFSVPFDYNFYENWLGVGIFGVSQTCDEKLFDEMYNGKDFTYFQRYKADGSGLVYRGEVLDVRACMSDDGKAIVKLELYDKMGR; encoded by the exons ATGCCTGAGACAGCAGAGGCACACCTGCAGCACCTCACCACCAACCGGTTTTGTGTCATAGAGATGAAAAACTGCAGCTCAGTCTACTGTTGCTTCAATCCACA GGTGTACACCAAGAGCGGGTTTTGCTTCAGCCCCCCAATGCCAACCTTGAGCCCTCAAAAGCAAGAGGTGTTCTCCTTCACCAAGGATGACAACACGGCATCAGGTTCTGTGGGGGTCATGACCTACGAGCTGTTTAATACCCAAACTCGCAAGTCCGATGGCAAAATGGCCATCATGTTCTCCGTGCCGTTCGACTACAACTTTTACGAGAACTGGCTGGGGGTTGGCATCTTCGGTGTATCTCAAACCTGCGATGAAAAGCTGTTTGATGAAATGTACAACGGAAAGGATTTCACTTACTTTCAGCGTTACAAGGCTGACGGGTCGGGGCTGGTGTACAGGGGGGAGGTGCTGGATGTGAGGGCATGCATGAGCGATGATGGCAAGGCAATTGTAAAACTGGAGTTGTATGACAAGATGGGCCGATGA
- the plaub gene encoding plasminogen activator, urokinase b, protein MLLGFQSVQRGDRRKMKSLGVLICTFAALTTAKADLLRDRNRHEIPIFRSSLSSSSLSSSSFLSTFDGSGGICLNGGTSVPSLTGEHMFCLCVDGFEGRRCETVKSAECFEGVGLYYRGRVSTSRSGRQCQEWDADTRERYMTSDVSAGRHNYCRNLLYKRRPWCYVWKKHPLKWEYCDIPRCGGDSFPAPPSPAPTTQAPAAASTCGQRSRRKLMKIVGGTVSTVESHPWVAAIFWRSKSKEVVFRCGGSLISSCWVLTAAHCFPDGSHTKERRFSVSLGKNALNETDLSTEQTFRVEQIFIHEGFDNSEGNFNNDIALMKLKSKSGRCAKENNLVRTICLPPPLQSLQAGVTCEIAGYGKERYGLWYRSQLLQEAQVNLFADEVCRQEDYYANMITDNMFCAGRPDWSQDACEGDSGGPLVCEVGGRLFQFGVISWGDGCAKEFRPGVYTKVTNYNAWIEEKTGLDIASGSMFPQK, encoded by the exons ATGCTGTTGGGATTTCAATCTGTacagagaggagacaggagaaaGATGAAGAGCTTAGGGGTTTTGATTTGCACCTTTGCTGCTCTGACAACAGCTAAAGCG GACCTGTTGAGAGACAGAAATCGGCATGAAATTCCCATCTTCCGTTCCTCTTTGTCCTCCTCCTCGTTATCTTCATCTTCATTCTTGTCCACTTTTGATGGTTCAG GTGGGATCTGTCTGAACGGAGGCACGTCTGTCCCATCCCTGACTGGTGAAcacatgttttgtttgtgtgttgacGGCTTTGAGGGGAGACGCTGTGAAACAG tgAAGAGTGCTGAGTGCTTCGAGGGAGTAGGACTCTACTACAGAGGTAGGGTGTCTACATCAAGGAGTGGGCGACAGTGTCAGGAGTGGGATGCAGACACCAGGGAGCGATACATGACGTCAGACGTCAGTGCAGGGAGACACAACTACTGCAG AAACCTTCTCTACAAACGGCGCCCGTGGTGCTACGTGTGGAAAAAACATCCGCTGAAGTGGGAATACTGTGATATTCCTCGCTGTGGTGGGGACTCCT TCCCAGCTCCGCCTTCTCCTGCTCCAACCACACAAGCTCCAG CTGCAGCGTCCACGTGCGGCCAGCGCTCCAGAAGAAAGCTGATGAAGATCGTGGGTGGCACAGTCTCCACTGTAGAATCTCACCCATGGGTGGCTGCCATATTCTGGCGCAGTAAATCCAAGGAGGTGGTTTTCCGCTGCGGGGGGAGTCTGATCTCATCGTGCTGGGTGCTCACAGCTGCCCATTGCTTCCCTGACGG CTCCCACACCAAAGAGCGCCGCTTCTCCGTCAGCCTGGGGAAAAATGCCCTGAATGAGACGGACCTGTCGACGGAGCAGACGTTCAGGGTGGAACAGATTTTCATCCATGAAGGGTTTGACAACAGTGAGGGGAACTTCAACAACGACATAG CTCTGATGAAGCTGAAGTCCAAAAGCGGGAGGTgtgcaaaagaaaacaacttggTAAGAACCATCTGTCTGCCTCCGCCTCTGCAGAGCCTCCAGGCTGGCGTCACCTGTGAGATCGCTGGATACGGAAAAGAGCGCTATG GTCTGTGGTACAGGTCTCAGCTCCTCCAGGAGGCTCAGGTGAACCTCTTTGCTGATGAAGTGTGTCGACAAGAGGATTATTACGCAAACATGATTACTGATAACATGTTCTGTGCCGGTCGACCCGACTGGAGCCAGGATGCCTGCGAG gGAGACTCCGGAGGGCCTCTGGTGTGTGAGGTGGGCGGGAGGCTCTTCCAGTTTGGAGTCATCAGCTGGGGGGACGGCTGCGCTAAAGAGTTTCGACCTGGCGTGTACACCAAAGTGACAAACTACAACGCATGGATAGAAGAAAAGACGGGGCTCGACATCGCTTCGGgctccatgtttcctcagaAGTGA